The following coding sequences are from one Cenarchaeum symbiosum A window:
- a CDS encoding RTX family exoprotein has protein sequence MDGSRITRNGSAAGSRNRPDCKARIRVRLGGLPVYLALATVLVTFALGTSYSQTGGFTLDSAELAADGGSITLAFSDNVDPENITAGAFGVPGSIVTGAAVSGNEVVLTLAEPAPADDPPMVILYGSISALNSEGSVVAAEAAILDEIFFDEPGTDLSGREGAPFAYITDLEHNSTHLFATEGLYNGLLIYDDELNLVDWTGIGFSNISYTGVGIDGTDVVATVSTPATTGIFIIDSSGNQSGVIITSEVGYPIDVDLNPGIVVADFGNNQVAVYDLNSPDLQLTFGNDGSDNRTAPGQLFQPSGVETNGTHIFVADFGNGRVQVFNATGAPQEILNASHGESSGPSDVHVSDDVMLVSHETGVVVLDNSRNIVQEFGAPDAGYLVNSVTSNGTHVFVSEYAADLTSGLTDRVRVYEYSSVQPGTAQGVGAIVDGPLDVRAEADALSISDSVAVSGAEPASAARPASDALPIAEGAVIYTTFERPASDAPLVAELASADRTIDSGEVMRSAADALSLADSVAVSAMVARPATDAPTVAERASADRTIDSGEVMRSAADALSLADSVAVSAMVARPATDAPTVAERASADRTIDSGEVMRSAADALSLADSVAVSAMVARPATDAPTVAERASADRIIDSGEVMRSAADALSLADSVSVSAMVARPATDAPTVAERASADRTIDSGEVMRSAADALSIADSVAVSAMAARPVSDAPTVAERASADRTIDSETVMRSAADAPSPSDSTDIILAAVRAAVDAPTVSENNDVDLSGEIRESDAPGHSDRVSLGTGLAAADAPLVSERIDGMRMGMTQAADAPMVSDGAEVMQDGIIQKTVAPEFIETVVRSVSLGTGDAPAVSERETSMGMILLSTSDAPGITDSAHTTPTVRLVSANSAAEKENGTVAITITFSEPVDVTSAPQLLLEVGVDNVTAEYASGSGTTELVFSYTVLDGHNSPDLAYTGTGALIPGNGTISAADDGAAADLTLPQPGSPSSLSGSSNVVIDTIFPSIARILATGNYILEAATSEPLNINSTNIELAVDGLPANATMVDTVAGNNLLITTNRTLLDAQNITVQFTGVTDPAGNPLAEDEYNLTDNDKALLDGREVVIDDDGNLLVIHDRLPDVVRIGDETRGEPLILNLENVRSSDGASATLPSNITVTRMNVNRDNVTLLLPANLTLSGFNDTQQIIIQDPTRPLNVNGTPRETSVEVGLPNVDLLLGMPVEIGLDGVPGDLGYRINSTNMTTVINRCDGNSPDGADVHRANGSACLVNTGNNFTILTYGLSTFGLFIPTLEPVSPPTPTPAPLPRRGGGGGGGGGSILSGPSVESSASLGFASGGQDALGSPSGILLAPGGTLVITPEIESDGFTARVFGMEVILYGAGGQEDARVRYSAVPVLLNSEQCSGESHTSDRIFSCDASSVISEEDTGYTLDASDQLSLEIPLEDEFEGTMSVMLQDSRGILLLSHDRAVYGLSTGQPDAPDDVERGDAPGGDVVREDGPSGMRDPAPEPPEDPAAASMDPEDPMDPEPRMGGEPGQPGPAGPGAGTEPTAEPEEPDDLLGMIMGWFRSLFGG, from the coding sequence ATGGACGGGTCCCGTATAACACGGAATGGATCGGCAGCGGGATCACGGAACAGGCCGGACTGTAAAGCGCGGATCCGCGTCCGCCTGGGGGGCCTCCCGGTGTACCTGGCCCTTGCGACCGTGCTTGTGACGTTTGCTCTGGGTACGTCGTACTCCCAGACCGGCGGGTTCACACTGGATTCTGCGGAGCTGGCGGCAGACGGCGGGAGCATCACGCTGGCCTTTTCAGACAATGTGGATCCGGAAAATATAACGGCGGGTGCCTTTGGCGTGCCGGGCAGCATCGTCACGGGGGCCGCAGTCTCCGGGAACGAGGTGGTCTTGACACTGGCCGAGCCCGCGCCGGCGGATGATCCCCCCATGGTGATCCTGTACGGGTCCATCTCTGCGCTAAACAGCGAGGGGAGTGTGGTGGCAGCAGAGGCGGCCATACTCGACGAGATATTCTTTGACGAGCCCGGCACGGATCTTAGCGGGAGGGAAGGGGCTCCCTTTGCATACATAACCGATCTGGAGCACAACTCGACCCACCTTTTTGCAACCGAGGGGCTCTATAACGGCCTGCTGATATACGACGACGAGCTAAACCTTGTCGACTGGACCGGAATCGGTTTCAGCAACATCTCTTATACCGGGGTAGGTATAGACGGGACAGACGTTGTCGCAACAGTATCAACTCCCGCGACAACCGGCATCTTCATCATAGATAGCAGCGGGAACCAGAGCGGGGTGATTATCACTTCAGAAGTAGGCTATCCCATAGATGTGGATCTGAATCCCGGAATCGTCGTAGCCGATTTTGGAAACAACCAAGTGGCCGTGTACGATCTGAACAGCCCGGACCTCCAGCTCACTTTCGGCAATGACGGAAGTGACAACAGAACCGCGCCCGGACAGCTATTCCAGCCCTCGGGCGTGGAGACCAACGGGACCCACATATTTGTGGCCGACTTTGGCAATGGAAGGGTACAGGTCTTTAATGCCACCGGTGCCCCGCAAGAGATACTGAACGCTTCGCATGGAGAGAGCTCAGGGCCCTCGGACGTGCATGTATCTGATGATGTGATGCTGGTATCCCATGAAACAGGAGTGGTTGTGTTGGATAACTCCCGCAATATAGTGCAGGAGTTCGGGGCGCCAGATGCGGGCTATCTGGTGAACTCGGTGACATCCAACGGGACGCACGTGTTTGTCTCCGAGTATGCCGCCGACCTGACATCGGGTCTAACGGACCGGGTGCGGGTGTATGAATATTCCAGCGTGCAGCCCGGAACGGCGCAGGGCGTGGGCGCCATAGTCGATGGACCGCTGGACGTGCGCGCCGAAGCCGACGCCCTATCCATATCTGACAGTGTGGCAGTATCTGGAGCAGAGCCAGCATCGGCGGCAAGGCCGGCGTCGGATGCACTGCCTATCGCCGAGGGCGCGGTCATATATACGACATTTGAAAGGCCGGCATCGGATGCCCCGCTGGTTGCCGAGCTGGCATCAGCCGACAGGACAATCGATTCAGGAGAGGTAATGAGATCAGCAGCCGATGCCCTATCCCTCGCCGACAGTGTGGCAGTATCCGCAATGGTGGCAAGGCCCGCAACTGATGCACCTACGGTTGCAGAACGGGCATCAGCCGACAGGACAATCGATTCAGGAGAGGTAATGAGATCAGCAGCCGATGCCCTATCCCTCGCCGACAGTGTGGCAGTATCCGCAATGGTGGCAAGGCCCGCAACTGATGCACCTACGGTTGCAGAACGGGCATCAGCCGACAGGACAATCGATTCAGGAGAGGTAATGAGATCAGCAGCCGATGCCCTATCCCTCGCCGACAGTGTGGCAGTATCCGCAATGGTGGCGAGGCCCGCAACTGATGCACCTACGGTTGCAGAACGGGCATCAGCCGACAGGATAATCGATTCAGGAGAGGTGATGAGATCAGCAGCCGATGCCCTATCCCTCGCCGACAGCGTGTCAGTATCCGCAATGGTGGCAAGGCCCGCAACTGATGCACCTACGGTTGCAGAACGGGCATCAGCCGACAGGACAATCGATTCAGGAGAGGTGATGAGATCAGCAGCCGATGCCCTATCGATAGCTGATAGTGTGGCAGTATCTGCAATGGCGGCAAGACCGGTATCTGATGCACCTACGGTTGCAGAACGGGCATCAGCCGACAGGACAATCGATTCAGAAACGGTGATGAGATCAGCAGCCGATGCCCCATCCCCCTCCGATAGTACGGACATCATACTGGCTGCCGTACGGGCGGCCGTGGACGCACCAACCGTATCCGAGAATAATGATGTGGACTTGTCAGGCGAGATAAGGGAATCCGATGCACCGGGGCACTCGGACAGGGTGTCCCTCGGAACCGGCCTGGCTGCAGCAGACGCACCCCTCGTATCTGAGAGAATCGACGGCATGAGGATGGGCATGACACAGGCGGCAGACGCGCCCATGGTCTCCGACGGCGCGGAAGTCATGCAAGACGGCATTATACAAAAGACCGTTGCACCCGAGTTCATCGAGACGGTGGTCCGTTCCGTCTCCCTCGGGACGGGAGACGCCCCCGCCGTCTCTGAGAGGGAGACTAGCATGGGCATGATTCTACTGAGTACATCGGATGCGCCGGGCATAACGGACTCGGCGCACACCACTCCTACGGTAAGGTTGGTCTCGGCCAACTCCGCCGCTGAAAAAGAGAACGGAACGGTCGCCATAACCATCACGTTTAGCGAGCCCGTAGACGTGACGTCCGCCCCGCAGCTCCTCCTAGAGGTGGGAGTGGACAACGTGACTGCGGAATATGCGTCGGGCTCGGGCACCACCGAACTTGTCTTCAGCTATACAGTGCTAGATGGCCACAACTCTCCCGACCTCGCCTATACGGGCACAGGCGCGCTGATCCCTGGAAATGGCACAATATCGGCGGCAGACGACGGGGCGGCAGCAGACCTAACACTGCCGCAGCCCGGCTCGCCATCATCGCTGTCTGGCAGCTCAAACGTGGTAATCGACACCATATTCCCATCGATAGCGCGCATACTGGCCACGGGGAACTATATCCTGGAGGCCGCCACGAGCGAGCCGCTCAACATTAACAGCACGAACATCGAACTGGCGGTAGACGGGTTACCCGCCAATGCGACCATGGTGGATACGGTAGCTGGCAACAACCTGCTCATAACCACAAACCGCACGCTCCTTGATGCACAGAACATCACGGTCCAGTTTACAGGCGTGACGGACCCCGCGGGGAATCCGCTTGCAGAGGATGAATACAACCTCACCGACAACGACAAGGCTCTGCTTGACGGCAGGGAGGTAGTCATAGACGATGATGGCAACCTGCTTGTCATACACGACAGGCTGCCCGATGTGGTCCGTATAGGGGATGAAACACGGGGCGAGCCGCTCATACTGAACCTTGAGAATGTACGTAGTTCCGACGGTGCCAGCGCAACCCTTCCCTCGAATATAACGGTCACCCGTATGAATGTCAACCGGGATAACGTCACCCTTTTGCTGCCGGCAAACCTGACCCTGTCTGGATTCAATGACACGCAGCAGATAATCATACAGGATCCAACCAGGCCTCTTAACGTGAACGGCACCCCCCGGGAGACATCCGTGGAGGTGGGCCTGCCTAATGTGGACCTGCTGCTGGGCATGCCGGTAGAGATCGGGCTGGACGGGGTGCCGGGTGACCTCGGATACCGCATAAACTCGACGAACATGACCACGGTGATAAATCGCTGCGATGGGAACAGCCCCGACGGGGCGGACGTACATAGAGCCAACGGCAGCGCCTGCCTGGTCAATACCGGCAACAACTTTACAATATTGACGTACGGCCTATCCACGTTCGGCCTGTTCATACCCACGCTCGAGCCAGTTTCCCCGCCGACACCAACACCAGCACCGCTGCCGCGCAGGGGCGGTGGCGGCGGCGGGGGCGGCGGCTCCATCCTTTCAGGGCCCAGTGTGGAATCATCCGCCTCGCTCGGGTTCGCATCCGGCGGGCAGGACGCGCTAGGATCCCCCTCGGGGATACTCCTCGCGCCGGGCGGCACCCTCGTCATCACCCCGGAGATAGAATCGGACGGCTTTACTGCAAGGGTGTTCGGAATGGAGGTGATCCTGTACGGGGCAGGCGGACAGGAGGATGCCCGCGTCAGGTACTCGGCTGTCCCCGTGCTGCTCAACTCGGAACAGTGCTCCGGCGAATCGCATACATCGGACCGCATATTCTCGTGCGATGCATCCTCCGTGATCTCGGAGGAGGACACAGGGTACACGCTTGATGCATCGGACCAGCTCAGCCTCGAGATACCGCTCGAAGACGAGTTTGAGGGGACAATGAGCGTCATGCTGCAGGACAGCCGCGGCATACTGCTGCTCTCGCATGACCGCGCGGTATACGGTCTAAGCACCGGACAGCCGGATGCGCCGGATGATGTTGAACGCGGGGATGCGCCCGGCGGGGATGTCGTGCGCGAAGACGGGCCCAGCGGAATGCGGGATCCCGCGCCGGAGCCCCCGGAGGATCCCGCGGCGGCCTCTATGGACCCCGAAGATCCCATGGACCCTGAGCCCCGCATGGGCGGGGAGCCCGGACAGCCGGGGCCGGCAGGGCCCGGCGCCGGCACGGAACCCACCGCGGAACCCGAGGAGCCCGACGACTTGCTTGGCATGATCATGGGATGGTTCAGGTCCCTGTTCGGCGGATGA